AGCAGCCCACACGCAGGGTAGTATATGTTGTTCATGCCTGTCTGAATGATTGGGACTGTAGAGAAGATAAAATGATAGTGCAAGGCATGATCATCGAGGGGAATGATCTCCTTGAAAACTCACATTCAAGCAGAACAAGTCGGCCACGCTTTACTAATGTCCTGTCCTGAAAACGGGATCATAGACTGGCCTGGATCTAATGAAACCTTAGACTAACAAGAAAAAACCTCTTTCTACTTCtcaactacttataaaaaagttcaaaaatagtATGATACAGAAACTTTTATGGACCAACGGATATCAGTACATGgtaaagaaaggggaaaaaaatatagagatcAGAGAACTGTCGATTTGTATATGTTACTGAATAACCAAACGTCTGGCACAGATGGTGCAGTAGAATTTGCGCTTGGTTTTGAAGTAGAGAGGCACGAAGCAGAACCTCCACTGGCTCTGGACGTCCATAGCTTGAATCATCCCTCCGCAGTACGGACACGCCCCCTGTGCTGTCTGCCTCGACATAACCCTCTCATCCTCGTCGCAAACAAACACCAGACACAtccttgttctttttcttcttctttctttaaattatcctCTCTGTATTACGTTGAGAATTCACAAACCTGAAATAATAGTTGATTGCTGGTTCGAGTTTGACGATGTAGTGTGGACAGATGATGCGAGTGGGGTGGTTTGATTTTTAAAGAAGGGTCTCGAGTTCTGGATGGATTGAGCTGGGTCTGGCTTCTTCGTGGAAGGTGGAATTCCCTCTGTAAGAAGCGCGTGTCTAGAAGATTCCACCGACCCgatattttttcaacattctTATCTCTTAAGAATCTTATGTCATGccataaagaaaaagaatcttatGTCATAAGCGCGTCCTGATGCAAATTTCTACTGTGATAATGATCGACTTACTATTTAC
This genomic interval from Juglans microcarpa x Juglans regia isolate MS1-56 chromosome 4D, Jm3101_v1.0, whole genome shotgun sequence contains the following:
- the LOC121261237 gene encoding uncharacterized protein LOC121261237 produces the protein MCLVFVCDEDERVMSRQTAQGACPYCGGMIQAMDVQSQWRFCFVPLYFKTKRKFYCTICARRLVIQ